The following coding sequences are from one Humulus lupulus chromosome X, drHumLupu1.1, whole genome shotgun sequence window:
- the LOC133805566 gene encoding G-type lectin S-receptor-like serine/threonine-protein kinase LECRK1: protein MAAMLLLLLLITEISISTAQQSNTKISLGSSISPSTNKSYWLSNSGQFAFGFYKYGNGFAIGIWFDKIKEKTVVWTADRDQQPLPQDVALLFNGDGRLVLEDKQGQPIAMVFSPLAAASASMLDSGNFVLYNSDSNIIWQSFENPTDTLLPGQSLETGRELISAVSESNHSSGRYKLSMQTDGNLVLYPIISGLLPYHAYWSTATSIKGEPKISLKLDPNGQLDLLNSTSGSIVKTIHAADWSHLGENVTYRLTIDEDGILRLYSHSLPQVNSSWNIQWSPTSNCAPTGMCGTNAYCVLQNEESKCTCLPGFDFIDQRQKSLGCQRNTSIDYCKIDNQDKVSLVEVAGIMWENNSYSSVPMSKTACEQDCMKDCHCEIVLYTAASCNKLMFPLKYAKADTNSYALIKVKMLNQSSETSTTGVRIVRSEQVRKGFVISSIVLSLFGLMALATSVALIIKFRMWEYRRISDQWHHDFLEDVAIRPYTLGELEKATNGFNDQVGRGAYGTVFKGVITRNGSRKVVAIKRLEKMVGDNEREFRNEVKVIGNTHHKNLVKLLGYCHEGANRLLVYEYMANGSLADFLFKSETKPTWKKRAEIAFNIARGIVYLHDECETQIIHCDIKPENILMDKQARAKIADFGLAKLLRPDQTRTYTGLRGTRGYVAPEWHRNVPITVKADAYSYGIMLLEIVCCRRSVDMDVPEDEAVLANWVYDCFVAGEMERLVEEDVESDELKKMIKLGLWCIQEEPSLRPSMKKVCLMLEGIIEIPTPPIPSSSVSVVHIS from the coding sequence ATGGCTGCAATGCTTTTGTTACTTCTTctaattactgaaatctccatcTCAACCGCTCAACAAAGTAATACCAAAATCAGTCTAGGCTCTTCCATCTCTCCTTCTACCAATAAATCGTATTGGCTATCAAATTCTGGGCAGTTTGCATTTGGATTCTACAAATATGGCAATGGCTTTGCTATTGGAATCTGGTTTGACAAGATAAAGGAGAAGACAGTCGTATGGACAGCAGACCGGGACCAACAGCCACTCCCACAGGACGTAGCACTGCTATTTAATGgtgatggtaggcttgttttggaaGATAAACAAGGTCAACCAATTGCCATGGTGTTTTCCCCTCTGGCTGCTGCCTCAGCTTCCATGCTCGACTCAGGTAACTTTGTACTCTACAACTCAGATTCTAACATCATATGGCAGAGTTTTGAGAATCCAACAGATACCCTTTTGCCGGGACAGAGTTTAGAGACTGGAAGAGAGCTCATCTCAGCCGTCTCCGAGTCAAATCACTCGTCTGGAAGATATAAACTTAGCATGCAGACTGATGGTAATCTGGTTCTATACCCGATAATCAGTGGTCTCTTACCATATCATGCTTACTGGTCCACAGCAACTTCTATAAAAGGAGAACCAAAAATAAGTCTGAAACTTGATCCTAATGGTCAACTAGATCTGCTCAATTCTACAAGCGGGAGTATTGTAAAGACAATTCATGCTGCAGATTGGAGTCACCTCGGGGAGAATGTTACCTATCGTCTAACAATTGATGAAGATGGAATACTAAGACTGTATTCTCACAGTTTGCCACAGGTCAATAGCAGCTGGAATATCCAATGGAGTCCGACTAGCAATTGTGCTCCTACTGGAATGTGTGGCACAAATGCATATTGTGTTCTTCAAAATGAAGAATCCAAATGTACATGTCTTCCTGGTTTTGATTTCATTGACCAACGCCAGAAAAGTTTAGGCTGTCAAAGGAATACTAGCATAGATTATTGCAAAATTGATAATCAAGATAAAGTTTCTCTTGTGGAAGTCGCTGGAATTATGTGGGAAAACAATTCGTACTCTTCTGTTCCAATGAGCAAGACTGCTTGTGAACAGGACTGCATGAAAGATTGTCACTGCGAAATTGTTTTATATACAGCCGCCTCATGCAACAAACTAATGTTTCCACTGAAATATGCCAAAGCTGATACAAATAGCTACGCACTGATCAAGGTCAAAATGCTCAATCAAAGCTCCGAGACAAGCACAACAGGGGTGAGGATAGTTAGAAGTGAACAAGTTCGAAAGGGATTTGTTATCAGCAGCATTGTGCTTTCATTATTTGGGCTTATGGCCTTAGCGACTTCAGTTGCGCTTATAATCAAATTTCGAATGTGGGAATACAGAAGGATTTCAGATCAGTGGCACCACGATTTTCTTGAAGATGTTGCTATTCGTCCATATACGTTAGGTGAGCTAGAAAAGGCAACAAATGGTTTCAATGATCAAGTGGGACGAGGAGCTTACGGGACAGTTTTCAAAGGGGTCATAACAAGAAACGGTTCCAGGAAAGTTGTGGCTATCAAGAGACTAGAGAAAATGGTTGGAGATAACGAAAGAGAATTCAGGAATGAGGTGAAAGTAATAGGAAATACTCACCATAAGAACCTGGTTAAGCTTCTTGGTTACTGTCATGAAGGAGCTAACAGGCTTTTGGTTTATGAGTACATGGCAAACGGTTCTTTGGCGGATTTCTTGTTTAAATCTGAGACAAAGCCAACTTGGAAGAAAAGAGCTGAAATAGCTTTCAATATAGCTCGGGGAATAGTCTATCTACATGACGAGTGTGAAACACAGATAATCCACTGTGACATCAAACCAGAGAACATTCTTATGGACAAACAAGCACGTGCGAAAATCGCTGATTTCGGTCTGGCAAAGCTACTGAGGCCTGACCAAACCAGAACATACACTGGTTTGAGAGGAACAAGAGGGTATGTGGCACCAGAGTGGCATAGGAACGTGCCAATAACAGTGAAAGCAGATGCTTACAGCTATGGCATTATGTTGTTGGAGATTGTATGCTGTAGAAGGAGTGTGGATATGGACGTTCCTGAGGATGAAGCAGTTCTTGCTAACTGGGTTTATGACTGTTTTGTGGCTGGTGAAATGGAAAGGCTAGTTGAAGAAGATGTAGAGAGTGATGAGCTGAAGAAGATGATTAAGTTGGGACTTTGGTGTATTCAGGAAGAACCATCTTTGAGACCTTCTATGAAGAAAGTTTGTCTGATGTTGGAAGGGATAATAGAGATCCCAACACCTCCAATTCCTTCTTCATCTGTTAGTGTAGTTCATATTTCTTAA